A region of the Mytilus trossulus isolate FHL-02 chromosome 11, PNRI_Mtr1.1.1.hap1, whole genome shotgun sequence genome:
gacatatgttttaaaaacccttacttccggaagtatccaaaatggcggacagagaaatatcaattttttattcaaattttcaacttttttcaaaatgtaaagaaaatgattttattttgtgctgtTCATTAAACTTTTTGCTTTAAGTTATccccaaaaccacttattctagcatgtAGTAAATGCtaagatataaagttgacacttccggtaaaaatatgacgtgaatttcaaagatgagtactcaatctatttcttcgatgaagagttttggatagattgatttaaacaaaataaaatcactacagtactaaaaaatatttaaaattactactatttggccaagaatacatgcttattcACAGTCAACACCACATGCACACAAGGCAGTGCACGGGAGACCCAAttttacacattaaaaataaccgcAGCATCCTTTCTTACATCAATAATGTACAAGCTTCTGAAAAAATGATGAGGTCTCAGAAAGCGTTTTTATAAAAGGGACCCTCTTTGTCCCTTCGCAATCCATTAGTGACAAGACTAGGTAGCATAAGAGTCAATCCAAAGCCTGTCTCACTAAACACCTGCATTAGTAAATTACATGCTTGAAAAGACTAGAACAAGTCGTGGGAATAGCCTCACTTAAAATGAGTTTTCCCTTTTGTGCAACAATTGACCATCTTGCTTCGTTAATCATGTTAGATCTTAtaagtttgtgcgatcttacagtacaaccccggtgatttaggctgatcaatcatcattctttatgttgaagtcacatcttcaaataccatcaatgtctcccacgcagtcttttttttccttttcaagcaAAGGAAACAGTATCACAACCCGTCATAAGGTATGGGTCAGAAATAAAAGTGTgtgatcactcattgcctagtgcatttgaaaggccattgatagatataaaTCCAAAGATTGTTGCCTCCCCAAATACAATCCATAGTTCGTATGCCCCTAGTTACGGAATAGCGAAAAAGGATTGACAGCATCATCAGTGACTGTTAATCACGACTCGTTTAAGTGCGTGTTTCACTGCAgcagacacatgcaccatgatttaATTGTCAGTCTCTTTATGTGGACATGGTGCTTCACTTAAAATACATCACGTGGTGAATAAGACAGAATATCCTAGGCATTTGTTGCTACAACTACCATACTCATCAAAGACTTCATCCACTCTTGTTACAGTCtcaaggtattttattaaggtaaggacataatacccaatcaACATATTCGTTAGGAAACACCTTGAAACTGTAACATGTGAACATAGACAATACTGGTAGTTTGAAAGCTGCTAAAAGAAGCAAGGGCAACATTTAGGGGAAATGGAATACACAGACGAACCCAGGATTAAAAACATCCTCAAAATTCGGAAAGTTTTCTGAGAGATGACGACAGTAAGAAAGAACCtttaagttttcattcacaGGAGCTTGCTCAATACAATTTTAAGTACAAGGTAGTCGAAGCAACAAATGCTTAGGATGTTCAGTGTTATCCACCACTTGGCgatgtttcaagtttagcaccatgtttacacgaagagactgacactagaatcaagatagatgtgtctgatgcagtgaaacatagacttaactgagtcatgactcaaacagtcgatactgatgtcattgctgtttcgctattccgtgacataggggcagacAAACTATGGATTGTGTTTGGGAGGGCAAAAGactttggattaatatctatcaatgacctttcaaatgcactaggcattaaaagataacacgtttgctggaaaaggaactgcgttggtgacattaatggagtttgaagatgtgactatagcatttagaatgatgattgaccaGCCAACATCACCATATGGATTTGATGTTTAATGTCATTGAATACGATACGTGGTTTTGTTGGaagatcgaaaaaaaaaagaaacagttaacaaggcaagaaaatatgtgtttttgcaGAATTTATGGATGTGAGAAGCAATATTACAGTCTTTGTAAATGTTGGAAATCAGCTATCCGATTCTGGATTGCGGCCTACTGAGTATGCtgattgggtattatgtccttacctaaataaaataccttgaaactgaAATACGAGTGGATGAAGTCTTGGATGTGTATGGTAGTCATAGCAACAAATggtcaggatattctatcttatccaccacgtaatgtatttcaagttcagcacaaagttcacatttagaggcagacactaaaatcatggtgcatgtgtctgatgcagtgaaacacgcaCTTAAACAAGTCATGATTCGAACAGTCGCTATTCTGTGACATAGGGGTAGACGAACTATGGATTGTGTTTGGGAGGGCAAAAGactttggattaatatctatcaatggcctttcaaatgcacttgGCAATGAGTGATCTGAGTGATGTGAAACACTTATTGTTATCCATGTCTTTACCTGTTGTGTAAtggttctctctttgcttgaaagGGGGGAAAAGACTATGTGGGAGACATTGAATGCATTTGAAGAAGtgactttaacaaaaagaatgatgattaatcagactaaatcaccagggttttactgtaagatcgcacaaacttaCCAGATGGGTATAACATGGAtaacgaagcaagaaaataactattttcgCAACAGGGACGGCTTTTTGAGGCTATTCCCCCAAGATGGTCtagtcttttccagcatgtaaaTCATGCAATATACTTCGGTAGGTGTTTAGGGAGACAAGCTTGGGATTGGCTCTTATGCTACCCACTCTAGGTGGGGACAAAGAggataacttttgaaaaaactcttttcattttgtcaaaagCTTATACATTGTGGATGTCAGAAAGTATACCGCGGTCATTTTTAATGTGGAAAATCGGGTATCCCGTGCACTGCGATGTGTGCATGTCatggtgactgtgaataaacattaatttttggccagatagtaataattttaaataatttttagttctatagtgattttattttgttttaatcaatctatccaaaactctacatcgaagaaatagattgaggactcatctttgaaatttacgtcatatttttaaccggaagtgtcaactttatatctaaatatttacaacatgctagaataagtggttttgagGATAACTttaagccaaaagtttaatgaccagcacaaaataaaatcattttctttacattttgaaaaaagttgaaaatttgaataaaaaattgatattttaatgtccgccattttggatattaccggaagaaaatgtttttaagacatatgtcttatgcATTGTCTCCAtcagaagcaccaaagaaaggttcatacacaatgaaatgatagtagcaatacgttaaaacacatttcagttaccctccctaaaaaataagcttatttaagaACAATGtcagccatattggattttaaccggaagtggggtttctgaagacatcttatctatttaatttatccaaaagtagtaaaccacaaaggtctgtaccaaatattatgatagtagcatgataataacacatttttacacgctagccttcgatattgggctgatttaagtatgatgtccgccattttggattttgccggaagtgagacatttttttcaaatgcctccctatctgaaataaaagagtaatagttgaggaaggtctatgccaaatttcatgcttgtaacagcatgtgcacaattcgtctgaaatatgcttgtagccgccgGACTAATAGTATTAGATGGAAAATACTGAAAAAGAATAACACAAATGTCATGTACAATAGGTAAATACTACTCCTAGTGTTAGATGAAAATACTGAAACACTAGTTTCATGATGTATGACTTTTAATTATACATgcatatacatgtgtatataagtTCTCCTTGTTCACAGAAAATAATGAACAATAATAATGTAAGTGTCATGTACTACTGTCAGGTACTGCTCATAGTTTACAGATGAAATATTGCACAATCATAACACAAGGGTCATGAACAAATGCTAGGTACTGCtcataaaataagaagattttttttagttttgtgttTTAACACAACTTTTAAGCAATACATTaaggctatttcgtggcggtcagtttttcttggtggaggaagctggaGTGCCCAGAAAAAACCActgaccttcgataggaaaactgacaatcgtAGTCAATTAAAATTGGATTCTAGTGCATCCACACGAGCGGGTTCAACTCACAACCTTAGTGTTTACTGGCTAGTGATCACAGTAGTAACTACGtagaccacttggccaccacattataataattaataacTAACCTGTAAGGGAATACAGTTGCATTAGAGGTTTTAGTAGTGAtggtttttgttatgttttctcCAATCTTCCTAGCTTCACGTAAAGCTCCAATAAAATCCTCATTTGTCCTCAGTATTGTGTGGTAGGTCATAAAATAGGTCGCTAAAATATAGAAACAAAAGTTCATACCAGTTACTGTAATAATTTATGAGCTTTTACGTCTAGTCTCCTTCAAATTTAACAACATTTAAAGTCtctaaatataattgtttttatacatgGATAATTTGAGTATCTGGTGTTTCCTACAAAAACAGGCGTTCTGTGAGTATTGCCATAtgcctgtttacagtttatttctatcctCTTTCCACTATTTGTAGCTTTTgttttgctgataatttttgctttcttataattatattcaaattacaaTGTCATAGACTTACACAAAAAAGTTGGTAAAATAATCATCTAAGGTTAAGAATGATATGGAGTCAACTAGAAATTTCAGCCATGTTGACTTGTTTGTAGATTTTGTTTTGGTGATTAATTGTGCTTATCAAAGTGTTCACCTATCTATTGTAGTTTTTAAGATAATAAGCAAATGTAATAATACAAAAGGAGAATACTGTATAGCAGGTTATTTTCgtgggtgtaaaatttcgcgatttacattgaataaggtatacgaaatattttggcgtttattattttgacagatttaaaactttaatcaaTACTCTTGCATGAACACTGTTAAATTGGCAAAATATATTTTGgcgattttttttctatccgCGAAAGTAAGCAAAAAATTAGACATCAcaaaaataacccgctatacggtaagtgtgggcatcatctgtgtccaaAGCTttggacacagatgatgcccacACATTATTAAGGGTCATAACTagagaactgtaaaagtgacaccaccaaaattcaaacttgatctgtgtttcaTGCTAATAAATAAGTATTGTATagaaagtttcataaaattgtgTTGAAGTAAATAAACTAAAGAACAAAAACTAATTTTGGGAAATACAGACAGGCAAAGCCACAACTGGGACATACAGACAGACAAAGCCATGACTGGGACATAACAATAAAGATAGAGAATGAATTTACATGTTGTAACATACCTCCTACTTGTGTTTTGTTGTGAATAATATTAACTCCACTTCCATAGGCAGCATGAcctctgaaaaagaaaaatataaaaattagttaGTACTTAGAAATAGGTGTCAGATATATAAATTGGAAATCAAAGTTGATTTAAATAACAGaagacacttttaaaaaaaaaattgttgtttcacaaagcagtttttttttcttgcccacaggtacatatatataatgtctatattgtgttttgcaaaacattgtttttcaaattgtgtattaaatgaatttcagaaaattattgCTATTTCAATGCAGTCAAGTGACAAAATTACAAGATTAGTTATTGCAATTTAAGGAATAGTCTCAGAAAATTACTGTGACAGTAAATGAGAGgttaaaatcttaaaatgaaGTGACCTTTTATATCTACATATAAAAGTTCAGGTATTAAAATTCATGCAAGGTTTTTAAACATCACCCTTAAAAAAGATCTGAACTTTGAACTGTACCAAATGGAATCAGAGTTCAATTAGAAAAACAGTGAAAACACAAATAacgttaaaacaatttttataaaaactcGGTCTTATCCAATACAACTGATCTTTAGGTAATTAACATCAGACTGGTGATAATTATAGAACAAATTTCCTGTTATTGTATTCAGATTTCAATAATTTCCtccaacaaaatatttttctagatGCAATCTGAAatcataaaagtttttttctatattttcattATCTTCTTTGGTTCTTTAACATGAACAAAGCCAATAATTAATCGTGCTCGATTTGAAAGTTTCCTGTAACTAATCCTAAAACAAACAGAAGCCTTCTACTACTAAACGAATTGATGCCAAAAGCCTTGTCAGTAATGGAAGCAATTTATAGAGTTTTACCCCCCTCAATGTTTAGTACATCAGCAACTAAATGTCTTAAATAAACATGCACATTAGGAATGAAGAAGGATATACTgcaataaaaaagaagacaaagaaGACAGCAAACTAACAACTGAAATAATCAATAGGTTTAGAGGTCAACATTGTCTTCAACAAATAAGGTGTCTGTAAAATAGGTCAAGCActaaaaagtcattttttttttaaatggaaatcTGTGTTCAGCTGAAATCCATTCTAATTGTCCATAGTacacactttcattttctatgttcagtgaaccatgaTATAGgtgtcaaaactctaatttggcattaaaattagaaagatcatagcataaggaacatgtgtactaagttttaagttgattggatttgAATATCATCCAaaattaccttgaccaaaaactttaacctaaaaccAGACAGACAAACTAAAGGATGCACATACCAAAACCAAGAATGTGTctatagtacacagatgccccactccagtatcattttccatgttcaatggaacgtgaaatgggtaaaaaatataattaggcattaaaattagaaagatcatatcatatggaacatgtgtactaagtttcaagttgattggactttagcttcatcaaaaactaccttgaccaacctgcagcgggacagacggacgaatgaACAGAAGGTCAAatgaacagacgcacagaccagaaaacataatgcccctcttctatcgtaAAACacaatgcccctctactatcgtaggtggggtaTAAAAACACAATGCCCCTCTAAGTTGGTCGTGAAAACCCAgtggaaaacaaaaggattCAAGAAggtcaaatatccacaaaaataaagaaatccaCAGTATTCCTAACCTGTTGACCTTTGaataaactttgtttttaattatattgtttgGTTGTTTCCTCATTGACATGTATCACAAATATCCTTATTTAGTTGTGAGCTTTTGTCAAGGTTGgcataaaagtaaaatcacaaaaaatactgaactctgaggaaaattcaaaacagtaactccctaatcaaatggcaaaatcaaaagcccaacacatcaaacaaatgaataataactgtcatatacaAAAGAAATTTACACTTCATTAAACAATTCAATTCTTGGTTTGTCATTCCCCAAAAATCCACTAAAAATAGTGAAACCCAGGAAATAATTATAAACTACAGTCACTGAAAGTAAGAAAACCAATGTATTCAGTACTAAAATAattacaacttttaaaatttaaagaatctTACTTGAAATTAAATAAGCATTGATTTCATAAATGTTGAACTGTCTTTTAATTAAATAACCttgaataaaaaagaacaataataaatgtggttttatatttacaaaagctTTGTATCATATTATAGCATTGAGAAAGCTTGCAACATTTCTTCTGTTTGTCAAAACTATAAAAggtttgattttgaataaatcatTTGTAATATTATCACAACAGATGCTGTATCACAACTTTGTCACATGATCTTGGAAGATGAAAGGAGATTTGAGGGTCTGCATGATGTAGTATCGTATATTCTAAAATTATTGCGAGCATTTATAAatgcaatttttcaaatatagacATAAATGCAAGTTTgttaaattgtgatttttgcGATTTCCAAAAAATCTGCAATCTATGTTTCAGTTATCAGAATACAAGCTCTCACCTAGTCTCATTATtaaaaccttgcaataatttctgaacttGAAGTATTCAATAggcaaaacatacaaaataaaggggaaaaaacaatgaaaaaattggcaaaaattaaaaaaaaagagaataatctgcaaaataatatataatagtgGAAATTGCCATAAAAATCAGAATTCATAATTTTAAGACCCTACGTTTACCATACCCTCGGATATTACAACTTTGAAACATGATCTTGTAAGATGAAAGGTGATTCGAGGGTCTTCATGGATGGAAGAATCAATGGGTAACAGATTTTTTCtgtccaaggaccataactctgcacaaaatcatcagacaGATGGAGTGTAAACTATTAAAAAGTGTACAGATACATGTTATTACTTtaaaatgagtttatttaatttccGTATGAGCAAAACCAATAGAGTGTCCATTTTAATCTTCTTCGTCATTCAGAATACATGTAGAACTGACATTGCAGTTATAATAGAGAAATCACCCAGCCCAGGTGCACCTCATGTTTAATTGGAACATGATTAGTTTACAAAGTGAAAGAAAACCCTCATATAAGAACTAGAAATTAGATTTCTTCCCAAAAGTACTATATTTGAACTAATTTAGAAGTTCTGaccttttaaataaatgttcacTAATTATTCATCAATCTAAAGACTCATTAATACATATTCCGATAACTTCTGTAAGTACACTGTacacacatacatttttttcacaggGAATGTCACTAAAACCCTTACATGAAGCATTTAtgcatctatatatatacacggTTTTATCCAACATGTCCAACTCAATCATAGATTTGAaccttgtttttaatttaaacttgtatatttatataatatttataaaataaaatatttataaataaaaattttgtgGGTCAATGTCATTATGGAACCAAGGCTGTGGTATATTCCATTTATAATATTacacattttttctttaaaaaaagcgtttacatgtagatatgtcatgtatgtaggTAATTAGAACTTTCTAAATATTTAGTAAATACCAAAAGATCAATTACACAGATTTTGGTTTAAAAGTACAAAGCTGTAAACAATCTGTCATCACTAATAAACATGATGCAGTTAAGTAAATAGTTtgtttgatacaaaattaaaaggTAATTTAAAGGGGTAGAAATTCTTTTCATCAAAAACATTTTCAGCTGAAGTTAGGGATTTTTTACAGGAATAAAATGCAGAATGGAAATGAGAAAATTGtgtcagagacaacaacccgaccaaagagcagaatagttatcaaaagtaccaggattataatttagtacgccagaccatgtttcgtctacataagactcatcagtgatgctcatatcaaaatatttataaagccaaacaattacaaagttgaagagcattgaggatccaaaattcccaaaatttgtgtcaaatacaaaatacagctGCATGCCATCAATGGATCCTGAACACAGCGAGAAAGTCCACAAGTTGAATTAATAGGGTCCAAGGTCAGGGACCTGTCTTTTTTAATAGGGGACTTTTcatagtaaaattaaaaaaaaacaaacttggaCCTCCCGTTTTTTACACTTGGGCTGGCTATATACAGAACTGTTGACTAGGAGAACCTTTTTCTTTAAACTTCAAATAGTCCTAAACCTTTCATTAATCAAACCAAATCAGACCAGACAAAAGTAAGGGCTTATACTCcttaagatttttgtttttgtactctACACAGATCAAAATATGTTACttctgatttataaattctgatTTCAAAAGCtaacaatttgacaaatagCTAATGTTAGGATCATCAAAAGAATATTTAACACTTGCCTAAAAGTTAGTCAATATGTAAACCTTTATCAAGAACAAAATGTATCTATTGTCAGAATCTAAAAAAAGAGTAATATAAGTGCAGACCAATTCCATTTTTCAACATGCCTCTCAGTAGTAAGCTATTGATAACTACAAATCTCCAAGCTGCAAGTTTTTCAAATAACTACCGTTAGGatcttaaaaagaaaatatacccTTTTCCTAAAAGTTAGTCAATATAGTAagcatttatcaataaaaaaataaaatattgtcagaATCTAAAAAAAGAGTAATATAAGTGCAGACCAATTCCATTTTTCAACATGCCTCTCAGAAGTAAACTATTAAAACTGTCAATAACAAGAATCTGCAGGCAGTAGTAATAAGTGCATTATAAATCCTGCTGCACAATATGCACTATTGAACTTATTTACATATGAATCTGCCTCAACGATTACCACTCTCCTATAAATTGTCAGTATGGATTACCGTGACAAATTAAATAACGTTGTTTATTGAACATAGTGTCATTTCAACTTctaatttgtaaacatttttgtgCAGTGTGTTGTTTCAATATATTGATGAAATTTATTGGAAGTTCAACAATTTAGATAACTTTGCACATATTTGATGATTGATTTGTATCTTATACTGagaataaaatgtttataaatttcataactTGCACATTGAGGACTAAACAGATAAAATTTCTCTTCACATAGTGAGTAtgatttttaacattatttatccttctactttttttttttttttttttaactctttccatttttaaattagataatTTCTCTGTCAGTCTATTAAACTgatgttttattaatgtttttttgaaCACTTAATTTGTCAATCTTTTAAACTAATTTGTAAATCTCTTTACTTCTATGAGtacatttctttctaacacaaaACAATGCAAATGGCTAAGCGTgcacatgttttgatcatttgtttctaacatacttttgcaaagtttacataaactttgacaaactatgCACTTGTTAGAAATGCGTCTACAGTTTGTCGTCTGTTAGTACAAACCCTACATTTGTTTCTGACTTCAACCTGATTTAACGAAGTATGTGTTTCTACGTTTGTGAAAAGTATGTTTACCAACAACATGTGCAAGCAttattgaaagttcaaacagggtcagtaaacactgattaaacatgtatatgtttctacaaagaaaaacaacaacaaacgccacacaacatttacaaaattttggttAGAAAGAAATGTACTCTATGTCAATCTTTTAACTTCATTGTAAATCTCTTTACtactttttaataaatctttttaaCTACTTGTTAATCTTTTTAACTACTTTGTTAATCTTTTAACTACTTTGCTAATCTTTTAACTTCTTTGTTAATCTTTTAACTACTTTGTTAATCTTTAAACTAACTTTGTTAATCTTTTAACTACTTTGTTAATCTTTTAACTACTTTGTTAATCTTTTAACTACTTTGTTAATCTATTATTATGATTTTCCCTCTGAGTTGAAGACCAATTGATGGCCtttggctgttatctgctctttggtcggggtGTTGTCTTTAgctttcccatttccattctcaattttaattacttaagcattgtttatttattcatttactttgtcaatatatatatgttaagctttattttattaatctatcaatatatattgaacatcttacattattttattttatttgcctactaactaaatacattttttagttacaaaaaatgttgtttaactATGAATTaataatggacaaaaaacaaaacaaataaagaataaactCAAATGGtctaaaaaataagaatacagAATTGTAATTTGCTATTCAGACCCTAAAGGCAATGCTCACTACTCATGTTTTGAACTTTACTATTTGTACTGTGTTACCTTTTTAGATTTacacatttttgcattttagtcatttaagtgtttttttttatataaatgtttctatATTTCTAAAACTGCATCAGTAATTAACATGataaagtttcaattaaataatttgaaattcttGTTGTTTCTAATCTAATTTTCATACTTTATTTCACCTCTAACATTTCATAAGAAACatcaaaaatcatttttatgcTCACTTAAATTCTATATATTACTTCTACTTCAATTTAAGGGAAAACATTCAAACGACATCTTTAGGTTGCCAATATTTCATCTCACACATTTATTAGGACAGATCGAGAATGTattggttttactcattgttacatttgaatATTCTTTTACAAATCCCCTTAAAACAATAAGTTTTACATTAATCAGTATCCTTTCCttttcaaataaactcatcatagataccaggacttaatttagtatatacgccagacgcgcattaaacatgtttgctgaaattcatttcaaaataataaagtaaTATTTTGGTTTCAGGTGAGCAGTTAATTTGCAGAGGACAATAGTGCACATCAAACATCTTTAGACTTGTATCTATCCTTGATACACTGTATCTATCCTAAATACACCGTATCTATCCTAAATACACCGTATCTATCCTAAATACACCTGCATATTTGTCTTACAATTCCAAGTGAAACAAAACAGGATGGAAAGACAAGAGGAGAATAGCCATGCTCAGACATTTGGTGAGACAGACattaatataaccatatcaaacCTCTTTTTCACAACAAATATGACTGACATTTCTACATCCAAATCATTTCTTGTGGACAATACAACATCACTAGACGATGACTACGAGGATCTTAATAAGAAATTGGATGTTATCtttggagttatctcccttgtgATAACGCCTCTGGTTATTGGTGGCAATGCTTTagttattatctccctttttaaaTTCCGCCGATTACGGACCACTACAAACATGTTCATTGGAAGCCTTGCGCTGTCCGACTTCTTACTTGGACTACTGACCCTTCCAATGTATGCGCTCTTTTATCTTTACCCGGTTATGAACAAATGGAAATATTTATGTCTCTTTAAATATTCCTCCGTCATACTTTCCATGAGTTCATCATTGATTAACCTTGTTGTAATAGCAGTCGATCGCTACATCGCAATTTTACACCCATTGAAATACCAAATACTAATGACTAAACAGAGAgccaaaaaaattataatatgtgTTTGGATATACCATGGTATTATTGGCTCTCTGCCAAGCTTTGGATGGAACAATTATGATAAATATAACGGCACTGTGTGTGACTTTTTTGTCGTTCTACCCCAAGCTTATTCACTGTTCACAGCGCCTACAACCATACTAGTAGGTTTACTGATTTCACTATACTTATATTGCCATATTTACAAAGTGGCTCGAGAACACAACAAAAAGATGGTGGAAAGGAAAGGGACACAACTCAATCGTCAATTTTCAAAAGACACGAAATCGGCAAAAGCCATGGTCATcattctgtttttctttttcatattttgggtGCCGT
Encoded here:
- the LOC134691422 gene encoding adenosine receptor A1-like translates to MERQEENSHAQTFGETDINITISNLFFTTNMTDISTSKSFLVDNTTSLDDDYEDLNKKLDVIFGVISLVITPLVIGGNALVIISLFKFRRLRTTTNMFIGSLALSDFLLGLLTLPMYALFYLYPVMNKWKYLCLFKYSSVILSMSSSLINLVVIAVDRYIAILHPLKYQILMTKQRAKKIIICVWIYHGIIGSLPSFGWNNYDKYNGTVCDFFVVLPQAYSLFTAPTTILVGLLISLYLYCHIYKVAREHNKKMVERKGTQLNRQFSKDTKSAKAMVIILFFFFIFWVPFMLAGPLKYVKIAKNLFNIIKNFALSLAMSNSAINPFMYCWLRKDFKCAFQDLIKNYICSKIPKPDWSSSSNSSEDENRRTEQNVHVSSIDLQIQHSNTVDSGFTFNED